A stretch of DNA from Desmospora activa DSM 45169:
GCTAGAGAAAATCGCATATCGTTCTGGTTACACTGATGAGATTGAACGGGCGAAGGAGGCGTGGCAAACGGAACTTCAGCGGCTACGTCAAGTGCGATACCAAGCGCAAAACTTTACCCCTGAAGTCGCCGGGCAGCTGGATGAAGTGCTGCCGGAGTTTGTGGATACCTTTCAGTCGCGTTTGACCCAGACGGAAGTGATCGGCTGCATCAACGAAGCGATCGATGATGATGCTGTCGTGGTAGGAGCAGCAGGCAGTCTTCCGGGAGATTTGCAACGGATGTGGGAATCGCGCCAGCCCCACACCTACCATATGGAATACGGTTACTCCTGTATGGGATATGAGATCGCCGGTGCCCTTGGGGTTAAAATAGCAGAGCCAGATCGAGAAGTTTATGCCATGGTGGGGGATGGAAGCTACCTGATGTTACATTCGGAGTTGATTACTAGCCTGCAGGAAGGCAAAAAAATCAATCTGTTGTTGTTTGATAACGCCGCTTTTGGCTGTATCAACAATTTGCAGATGGGAAACGGCATGGGCAGCTTTGGTACGGAATTCCGTTATCGCAATCCGGAAAGCGGGCGCATGGACGGCAATCTGATCCCGATCGATTTTGCCCTCAGTGCTGCCGGTTACGGCGTGAAAACTTATCGCGTCAAAACGGTAGAAGAATTGCAGGCGGCGATTGCAGACGCTAAACAGCAAACCGTCTCCATCTTAATCGATATCAAGGTTTTGCCTAAGACGATGACCGATAGCTATGAATCCTGGTGGCATGTCGGGATTGCCGGAGTTTCCAACAATCCCGAAGTAGAGGCCGCCTATCGTCGCAATGAGAGCAACTTAAAGAAAGCGAGAAAGTACTAGAGCTGTTGGTAAAGTGCTGCAGTGGGGAATTCCGGTACCCCGCTTTTATCAGGTATCTCAAATGACTCGTTTGCAGAGGTGATCAGTATGGCGTTACAACAAGTTCAGCGGGAGCAGTTTCGGTTGGGTATTGCTCCTATTAGTTGGGTAAACGATGATATTCCCGGTCTTGGTGATGATCGCTATACAGCGGATCAAGTTTTGTCCGAAATCGCGTCCCTTGGATATATTTCCACGGAAATGGGACGGATTTTCTCGCAAGATCCCCCTTCGCTAAAGAGGCGCTTGGAGAAGCACGGCGTGCAGCTTGCCAGCAAATTTGTGGGTGTGTTGTTTTCCGATGCCGATCGGCAGGAAGAAGAGTTAACCTCGTTTCGGCAATGGGTCTCCTTTTTAAAAGAGATGGGCTGTGAGTATGTGATTACCTGTGAGACGGGGGGGTCGATGCATTGGGATCCGCGTCGCTCCCCGGAGGATAAGGAGGTGCAGAAATTAACGGATCACCAATGGGAGACACTGGTAGAGGGGCTGCATCGAGCGGCAGCCATTTGTGAGGAAAACGGGTTACAGCTGGTCTATCATTTTCACGCCGGCACCGTCGTAGAGACAGCGGCTGAGATTGATCGTTTAATGGCGTCGACGGATCCTGATTTGGTGCATCTGTTGTACGATACGGGTCATGCCTTATATGGAGGATACGATCCACTGGCGTTGTTGCGCAACTATCGGGATCGCATCTGCTATGTTCATTTAAAAGATGTGCGTAGGGGAATTTTGGAGACTGTGAGAAGAAAAAATATCGATTTCCGGACGGCAGTGTTAAAAGGGCTGTTTACCGTTCCCGGTGATCCGGAAGGCTGTATCGACTTTGCTCCCATCTTTCAAGAGCTAGTAGATCAAGACTATCACGGTTGGACGATTGTGGAGGCGGAACAGGACCCGGCTAAAGCCCATCCCTATCAATATGCACAAATGGCGAAAGCGTATATTGATGAGACGATTCTCTCGATCAAAGGCAATCTCAGATAAGAAAGGGGTTTATCATAATGAGCGACCTGATCGTAGCTAGTGGCAAACCGGATCAATCGGGAAATGTCTTGCGGATCACGCCGGAATCCGCCGGGTGGCAGTATGTCGGATTTGAAGTGTATACGTTACAACAAGGGCAAACCTGGCAACAACACACCGACGATCAGGAAGTTTGCTTGGTGTTGTTAAGCGGCAAAGCCCATGTTTCCAGCACAAATGAGCAGTGGCAAAACATCGGTCAACGTATGGATGTATTTGAAAAGATTCCTCCTTATTCCGTCTATATTCCCTCGGATGATTGTTATCGTATAGAAGCGGTGACCGATGTGGAAGTAGCTGTCTGTCTGGCGCCGGGAAGAGGGACAACCGCTGCTCGTCTCATCCCGCCGGAAGAGGTGGGTGTTGAAACAAGGGGGGCAGGGAACATTGAGCGGCAGATTCACAATATCCTACCGGAACAAAAACCGGCGGATAGCTTGTTGGTGGTGGAAGTGTTTACCCCTGAAGGGAACTGGTCCAGCTATCCTCCACACAAGCATGACCGCGATCAACTGCCGGATGAATCGTATCTGGAAGAGACCTATTACCATAAAATCAACCCCGGCCACGGTTTTGCCGTGCAACGGGTGTATACCGATGATCGTTCCCTTGATGAAACATTAATTGTGAAAAACGGAGAGGCAGTCTTGGTTCCGAAAGGGTATCATCCCGTCTCAGCCCCACCAGGGTATGAACTCTACTACTTAAATGTGATGGCAGGACCGGTGCGCACGTGGAAGTTTCATAATGATCCCGATCACGCATGGGTGATGGAAAGGAAAGTGACGGTGAAATAGGGTGAAAGGAGAAACGAACACAATGGACGGATTATTTCAAGCAGCAGATTGCACATCGATCATTCTGGAACAGCGACTACATCATCCAGGACGACCGCGGGAGTTGGCCGTTCATCGCCGCCGTCGCAAGGGATGGCAGCGGGAGAAGCTGGTGATTTTAGCGGCGGATCACCCTGCTCGCCGGGAAACGAGTGCCGGTGGTGACTTATGGGCAATGGCAGATCGAGCGGAGCTGTTACACCGGATCGTTTCCACGCAATCCCGATGAGATGGTACGCCTGATCGGAGTGGCGACCGGCTTAGGGTATACAACGGAAAACCGTTGGCTTAAATTGCCGATGACGGCGGAGTTTGATCGGCTTGCCGCCGCCACCACTTGTCCGATTGTGTTGTTGGGTGGCGCAAAACCGGGCAAAACCGGTACTTTGGTGGAGGATGTGCGGCGGTGTATGGATGCGGGGTCCCATGTACGAGGATTGATGATCGGTCGAGGCGTCCTTTTTCCGGAAGACGGCGAACAACCGGAAGCCGTGGCCGCCCGCTTGGTGGAAGCGGTTCACGGTGTAGCGGCAAAGGAGGTTGTGCAATGAGTGGAGCGGAAGTGTACAGTTTAGGGCGCGTAATTGTCGACTTATATGCCCACGAGCTTCATACCCCGTTGCGGAAAGTGGAGTCCTTTCATAAATATCTGGGAGGCTCAGCGGGGAATACCGCGGTGGGGCTTGCCCGTCTAGGCGCAAAAGCGGGCTTGATCAGCCGGGTGGGGAATGATCAATTTGGCGCCTTTCTTTCCGAGAAGCTGGCGGAAGAGGGGGTGGATACAAGCATGGTGAATACTGATCCCAACTATCCCACCGGATTAGCGTTTGCCGCCCTCTTTCCCCCGGCAGATTCCGATGTCTTGTTTTACCGAAAGCCTTGTGCCGATGCCCATGTCTCCCTGGAAGATATCGATTTTGAGGTGTTGCGGACAGCCAAGGCACTTACCGTTTCCTGTACGGTTTTATCCCAATCTCCGGGTCGGGAAGCTACATTGGCAGCATTGGAGGCGAATCGGGATTCCGGTGGAGTCAATATCCTCGATTTGGATTGGCGGCCGATGTTTTGGCAGGATGACGAAGAAGCGCGGGTGATTTATCGAGCGGCGTTGCGGCTGGCCGATGTGGTGTTGGCCAATGAAGCGGAATTAGTTTTTGCCGGACAGTCCGATAAACCGGCGGATGCGGCCCGTACACTGTTTTCCCTCGGTGTAACGGAAGTGGTAGCCAAACGGGGCGGAAACGGCGTCTTATATTATGGAAACGAAGAGGAGTTTTATGTTCCGCCGGTGGCGGTTGAGGTGCTAAATACCCTCGGTGCCGGGGACGGATTTGGAGCGGCCTATACCTATGGATTGTTACAGGGATGGTCAGCACAAAAGCGGGTGAGGTTTGCCGCCGCCGCCGGCGCGATTGTGGTTAGCCGTCACAGCTGTTCCGAAGCGATGCCGACGCTGGAGGAAGTAAAAGAATGGATGGACGAAACTCCGCAACAGGTATAAAACAGCGATTATAAGTGTTGAAGGGAGAGTGAGGAAAATGACGGCACCGATTCAAGTAAAAACCTTAAAAAATTACATAGGGGGAGAGTGGGTGGACGCCGCCTCCAATCAACGGATGGATGTTCCTAATCCAGCTAGCGGTAAGTCCCTCGCCGCAGTACCCCTGTCCTCCAAGGAAGAGGTGGCTGAGGCGGTGGCGGTTGCCGCTGACACTTTTCGCACCTGGAGCAAGACACCGGTGCCGATACGGGCCCGGATTCTGTTTCGCTATCAGCAATTGTTGTTGGAACATCGCGAAGAGTTAGCACGGCTGATCACGTTGGAAAACGGCAAAAGTATCAAGGAAGCTTTGGGTGAGGTACAACGGGGAATCGAATGTGTAGAGTTTGCCGCCGGTGCTCCCACCCTGATGATGGGCACACAGCTGCCGGATATCGCCAACGGGATTGAATCGGGGATGTATCGTTATCCGATTGGAGTGGTGGGCGGGATTACCCCGTTTAATTTTCCGATGATGGTGCCTTGTTGGATGTTCCCGCTGGCAATCGCTTGTGGAAACACCTTTGTACTGAAACCGTCGGAGCGGGCGCCCCTTTCCGCCAATCGCTTGGCGGAGCTTTTTAGCGAGGCGGGCTTGCCTGACGGTGTGTTCAATGTGGTTCACGGTGCCCATGATGTGGTTAACGGCATCCTGGAGCATCCACAGATTCGCGCGGTTTCTTTTGTCGGTTCCCAACCGGTGGCAGAATACGTCTATAAAAATGCCGCTGCCCAGGGCAAACGGGTGCAAGCCTTAGCTGGAGCTAAAAACCACTCCATTGTGATGCCTGATGCGGATCTGGATACAGCTATCAAAGGCATTACCGCCGCTGCCTTCGGGTCGGCGGGAGAGCGGTGTATGGCTTGCTCGGTAGTGGTAGCTGTCGGTGATATTGCCGATGCGTTGGTGGAGCGATTGGTTACAGCGGCAGATAGAATTAAAATCGGTAACGGCTTGGAAGAAGACGTTTTTCTCGGGCCGGTCATCCGTGATACCCACAAAGCCCGTACCCTCGGTTATATTGAGACCGGAAAAAAAGAAGGCGCCCGGCTGGTACGAGACGGCCGCCAAGACGATTTGCCTGAAGAAGGGTGGTTTATCGGTCCCACTATCTTTGACGATGTTACGCCCGGCATGAAAATCTGGGAAGAGGAAATTTTCGCCCCGGTGTTGTCGGTGGTACGGGCTACCGATCTGACAGAAGCGATCGCCATCGCCAACCGTTCCCGCTTTGCCAATGGCATGTGCATCTATACCGATAGCGCCAAAGCGGTGCGCCAGTTTCGGGAGGAAGCCGATGCCGGCATGTTGGGCGTCAACTTAGGCGTTCCTGCCCCCATGGCCTTCTTCCCTTTCTCCGGCTGGAAAGACTCCTTTTATGGTGACCTTCATGCCAATGGCCGCGACGGAGTCGATTTCTACACCCGCAAAAAGATGGTCACCGCTCGCTATTAAGTGTTACCACACAAAACCCCTGGAGAATTCCAGGGGTTTTGTGTGGATTCCACAAGCCTGAAGGCATGGGGTTTTTATTGTTAATTTCATGAAAAAAAGGCCTCCTTGGCATGGGTTTATCAGAACTACGATATCATGTTCATCCCCACTAAAGCATAAAATCCATTTGCACTGGAATAAAAGTAGATGAAAACCCAATGGGAGGGGTCGATTTGTTTCAACCGGAGCTGGAAATTCTGGAGCGTCGTCGGTTGGAAGAACTACAGGTGGAGCGGTTGCAAACAACCCTGGAGCGGGTATATTCCTCTGTTCCATTTTATCGACAGCGGCTGGATCGAGCAGGGGTGAAGCCGAATCAAATCCGGTGTGTAGATGATGTGCGCCGGTTACCCTTTACACATAAGACGGATCTAAGGGAAGCGTATCCCTTTGGCTTATTTGCCGTTAAACCGAATAAGGTGGCCCGGATTCATGCTTCCTCTGGAACGAGCGGAAAGCCAACAGTAGTGGGGTACACAAAAGACGATCTACAGCGCTGGGCGGAAGTGTGTGCACGTGCGATTGTTACTGCTGGAGGAAAGCCGGGGGATCGGTTGCACAATGCATATGGATACGGTTTGTTTACCGGTGGGTTGGGATTACATCAGGGCGCTCATCGCCTCGACATGACGGTTATTCCTGCCTCTGTCGGTCAACGCAAACGTCATGTCCTGTTGATTCAGGATTTTCAGCCGCAAGGGGTTGCCGCTACCCCTTCTTTTATGCTTAGCCTGGGGGAAACGATGAAAGAATTGGGGATCGATCCGAGACAAACTTCGCTCTTGTATGGAATTTTTGGCGCGGAGCCGTGGTCGGAAGCGATGCGGACAGCCTTAGAAGAGATGTGGGGAATGGATGCCTTGGATATCTATGGACTGTCGGAGGTGATTGGACCAGGAGTGTCGATTGAATGTCGCGAAGCAAAAGACGGACTTCATATCGCGGAAGATCATTTTGTGGTGGAAGTGATTGATCCCGATTCAGCAGAACCCCTGCCGGATGGAGAAACCGGAGAATTGGTTTTTACGTCCCTGACGAAAGAAGCATTTCCGATATTGCGCTATCGTACAGGGGACATCGCGTCCCTCACCCAGGAACGGTGTCGGTGTGGCCGTTCCCATGCCCGCATGTCCCGTGTCAAAGGGCGGGTGGACGATATGCTTATCGTTCGTGGTGTCAATCTGTTTCCATCGGAGTTGGAAAATGTGATCATCCGCGTGGAGCAATTAGCCCCCCATTATCAAGTGGTGCTTTCACAAAAGGAGGCGATCAATCGAATCACCTTAGAAGTAGAGGTGACAACTGGCTGGTGGGAACAACAGGGTAAAGTTCTCGATTACGAGCGGGAGGGTGTACACCAGCTTTATCAACGGGTGAAATCGCTGTTAAAGGAGAGGCTCGGCATTACTATAGAAGTAGCATTAAAACCGCCCCATTCCCTACCCCGCGCAGAGGGAAAAGCGGTCCGGGTGATCGACCGTCGTGCAATCCGCTAAAAAAAGAGAAACAATCAGGATGATTATTCCCGACAGGCACTTCCACCTGGCCAAATACCCATTGCTTCCAACTGCTTTCTTGTCTGTGGTGTTCCCAATTGATACACCAACTGATATACCTGTTGCAAAGTTCGGTCATAACCGTCGTTTTCACGGTTTTGGTTATAAGCGAGGAAAGGGATATGTGAGTCCCAAAACGTCTCCATATCCTCTACCGAGTTATTGCCGATCAAATTGTTTAATTGCTGCAATTCTTCCTGAGTCGCTTCGATCTCAAATTGAAAAGAAGAATCATCCGGTTGCTGCAAAACCTCGCCCATGGTCTCCCCGGAGTGGATAGAAACATAATAGCGGTTACGGCTGTGATCCATCGAACTTCCCTCCGATCCCATTGTTTTTATGTAGAATACCAATTCATCGGATTTCTTATACAAAAAAAGAGCCAGTGTCGACCCGAAGGTTGGACACTGGCTTGAGCTTGAAAGCGAAAGCGAAGGTTAGACACCTTGGCTGACGGCGTTGTCGTCGCTGCCGACCATGTTGTTGCTGTCGGAACCGATTTGGATCGGTACTTGGACGATAACGTTGATCAAACCGGCGGTGTTACGGACTTTTGCTTTGTTAATCGTGTTGGCTGCTGCTTTGAATTTTTCTTTTTTCAAACGGACATGCGCTTTTTTTCTTCTTTTTTTCTTTTTGATGCACCAGCAGTTCATGTGTAACACTCCTTTTAAAAAATATAGTTAGATAGGGAATCGTTATCGTTGCTGACCGGATTGCTGATCATTAGAGGAAGGTGTGGGGCCATTGGAGGGTGGCGGCGGGTTTAGATCTTGGAACAATTGTGCAACTAAGGTTCCTACACCGGTCACCAAGCCAGCAACATTGGTTAACACGTTTTGGATCAAGGTTCCAGGGTTAACTTGAATAGACTGGCGAACCTGATTTGCCAGTTCTTGTATTTTCCTTTGGGCCATGAACTTCACCTCCTTTTATGAATCTAAGCTTTCGCTTTGCTATAATGTATAGCATTTGGAGGGAAGTTGTGAGTAACTTTGGTTCGCTGTCTATGCCCCTTTTTTGCTTGATTACTAGTATAAAGGCAGGGACTCGCAGAAGCGGTCCCTTATTGATTCGTTGTGTTTGCGTTACTGTTTACCATGTGGGTGGCGTTTGCTGCAAATTGAATCGATATTTGAATGACGATATTGATCAACCCGCTGAGATTATAAATAACAGTTAGATTGATGGTCTCATTCCGATCAGGTTTCCTATTGGCATAGAGCGATTGTGAAGATCGCCGTTTTCCTCTGATTGAAGGTCTATATTTCCCTCCTCTTATCGTGATGGTTTGGAAGGGTCACCGTTGGAGG
This window harbors:
- the iolE gene encoding myo-inosose-2 dehydratase, encoding MALQQVQREQFRLGIAPISWVNDDIPGLGDDRYTADQVLSEIASLGYISTEMGRIFSQDPPSLKRRLEKHGVQLASKFVGVLFSDADRQEEELTSFRQWVSFLKEMGCEYVITCETGGSMHWDPRRSPEDKEVQKLTDHQWETLVEGLHRAAAICEENGLQLVYHFHAGTVVETAAEIDRLMASTDPDLVHLLYDTGHALYGGYDPLALLRNYRDRICYVHLKDVRRGILETVRRKNIDFRTAVLKGLFTVPGDPEGCIDFAPIFQELVDQDYHGWTIVEAEQDPAKAHPYQYAQMAKAYIDETILSIKGNLR
- the iolB gene encoding 5-deoxy-glucuronate isomerase, producing the protein MSDLIVASGKPDQSGNVLRITPESAGWQYVGFEVYTLQQGQTWQQHTDDQEVCLVLLSGKAHVSSTNEQWQNIGQRMDVFEKIPPYSVYIPSDDCYRIEAVTDVEVAVCLAPGRGTTAARLIPPEEVGVETRGAGNIERQIHNILPEQKPADSLLVVEVFTPEGNWSSYPPHKHDRDQLPDESYLEETYYHKINPGHGFAVQRVYTDDRSLDETLIVKNGEAVLVPKGYHPVSAPPGYELYYLNVMAGPVRTWKFHNDPDHAWVMERKVTVK
- a CDS encoding Cgl0159 family (beta/alpha)8-fold protein, which encodes MDGLFQAADCTSIILEQRLHHPGRPRELAVHRRRRKGWQREKLVILAADHPARRETSAGGDLWAMADRAELLHRIVSTQSR
- a CDS encoding Cgl0159 family (beta/alpha)8-fold protein, with translation MTYGQWQIERSCYTGSFPRNPDEMVRLIGVATGLGYTTENRWLKLPMTAEFDRLAAATTCPIVLLGGAKPGKTGTLVEDVRRCMDAGSHVRGLMIGRGVLFPEDGEQPEAVAARLVEAVHGVAAKEVVQ
- the iolC gene encoding 5-dehydro-2-deoxygluconokinase is translated as MSGAEVYSLGRVIVDLYAHELHTPLRKVESFHKYLGGSAGNTAVGLARLGAKAGLISRVGNDQFGAFLSEKLAEEGVDTSMVNTDPNYPTGLAFAALFPPADSDVLFYRKPCADAHVSLEDIDFEVLRTAKALTVSCTVLSQSPGREATLAALEANRDSGGVNILDLDWRPMFWQDDEEARVIYRAALRLADVVLANEAELVFAGQSDKPADAARTLFSLGVTEVVAKRGGNGVLYYGNEEEFYVPPVAVEVLNTLGAGDGFGAAYTYGLLQGWSAQKRVRFAAAAGAIVVSRHSCSEAMPTLEEVKEWMDETPQQV
- a CDS encoding CoA-acylating methylmalonate-semialdehyde dehydrogenase, with protein sequence MTAPIQVKTLKNYIGGEWVDAASNQRMDVPNPASGKSLAAVPLSSKEEVAEAVAVAADTFRTWSKTPVPIRARILFRYQQLLLEHREELARLITLENGKSIKEALGEVQRGIECVEFAAGAPTLMMGTQLPDIANGIESGMYRYPIGVVGGITPFNFPMMVPCWMFPLAIACGNTFVLKPSERAPLSANRLAELFSEAGLPDGVFNVVHGAHDVVNGILEHPQIRAVSFVGSQPVAEYVYKNAAAQGKRVQALAGAKNHSIVMPDADLDTAIKGITAAAFGSAGERCMACSVVVAVGDIADALVERLVTAADRIKIGNGLEEDVFLGPVIRDTHKARTLGYIETGKKEGARLVRDGRQDDLPEEGWFIGPTIFDDVTPGMKIWEEEIFAPVLSVVRATDLTEAIAIANRSRFANGMCIYTDSAKAVRQFREEADAGMLGVNLGVPAPMAFFPFSGWKDSFYGDLHANGRDGVDFYTRKKMVTARY
- a CDS encoding phenylacetate--CoA ligase family protein; this encodes MFQPELEILERRRLEELQVERLQTTLERVYSSVPFYRQRLDRAGVKPNQIRCVDDVRRLPFTHKTDLREAYPFGLFAVKPNKVARIHASSGTSGKPTVVGYTKDDLQRWAEVCARAIVTAGGKPGDRLHNAYGYGLFTGGLGLHQGAHRLDMTVIPASVGQRKRHVLLIQDFQPQGVAATPSFMLSLGETMKELGIDPRQTSLLYGIFGAEPWSEAMRTALEEMWGMDALDIYGLSEVIGPGVSIECREAKDGLHIAEDHFVVEVIDPDSAEPLPDGETGELVFTSLTKEAFPILRYRTGDIASLTQERCRCGRSHARMSRVKGRVDDMLIVRGVNLFPSELENVIIRVEQLAPHYQVVLSQKEAINRITLEVEVTTGWWEQQGKVLDYEREGVHQLYQRVKSLLKERLGITIEVALKPPHSLPRAEGKAVRVIDRRAIR